A genome region from Bacillaceae bacterium IKA-2 includes the following:
- the mtrB gene encoding trp RNA-binding attenuation protein MtrB: protein MAGNDEFIVIKAKQNGVNVIGLTRGTDTRFHHSEKLDKGEVMIAQFTEHTSAIKIRGKALIQTRHGEVESDD from the coding sequence ATGGCAGGAAATGATGAATTTATTGTTATAAAAGCAAAACAAAATGGCGTCAATGTAATCGGTTTGACTCGTGGAACCGATACACGTTTTCATCACTCAGAAAAGCTCGACAAAGGTGAAGTAATGATCGCTCAATTTACAGAGCACACTTCAGCCATAAAAATTCGCGGTAAGGCATTAATTCAAACAAGGCATGGTGAGGTTGAGAGTGACGATTAA
- a CDS encoding heptaprenyl diphosphate synthase component 1, with amino-acid sequence MILINYISEEIKQIKEMFYQRIKHPYITKFLNEPILDEDRLFLLYLMLEEKKLSKKSRNDYIITTLLVQAALDTHETVSTSTLKSDKGKKQRQLTVLAGDYYSSLYYYLLAKVNDIPMIRLLASSIQEVNEAKMSFYKEPTRPISQSIEDVKLIESSLIQKVAEHFKLPIRKHVVSEFFFLKRLVVERNRLLEGGKVPLLEAIINGNRSSLLGLKDDSRLKYSLELCDNYIFESKSQLYSLCQQPTNLNSFIIERIDEMLLDINIIKEKVAEEG; translated from the coding sequence ATGATTTTAATTAACTATATAAGTGAAGAAATAAAACAAATTAAAGAAATGTTTTATCAACGGATTAAACACCCATATATTACTAAGTTTTTAAATGAGCCTATTTTAGATGAAGATCGGTTATTTCTGCTCTATTTAATGCTTGAAGAAAAGAAGCTCTCAAAAAAGAGTCGTAACGACTATATTATTACAACTCTTTTAGTACAGGCAGCACTAGATACACATGAGACGGTCTCTACCTCGACATTAAAGTCAGATAAAGGTAAAAAACAAAGGCAATTAACCGTTCTCGCAGGGGATTATTATAGTAGCCTTTACTATTATTTACTGGCTAAAGTTAATGATATTCCAATGATTCGCTTGTTAGCAAGTTCAATTCAAGAAGTAAACGAAGCGAAAATGAGTTTTTATAAAGAGCCTACTAGACCTATTTCACAATCGATTGAGGATGTAAAATTAATAGAATCATCTTTGATACAAAAAGTAGCAGAACATTTTAAATTACCGATTCGGAAACATGTTGTAAGCGAATTCTTCTTTTTAAAGCGTCTAGTTGTAGAAAGAAATCGATTGTTAGAAGGCGGAAAAGTTCCTTTACTAGAGGCTATTATTAACGGAAATAGGTCTAGTCTTTTGGGTTTGAAAGATGATTCGCGCTTAAAATACTCTCTAGAGCTTTGCGATAACTATATTTTTGAATCTAAGAGCCAGTTATATTCACTATGCCAACAACCAACCAATTTAAACTCATTTATTATCGAAAGAATTGATGAAATGCTTTTAGATATCAATATCATTAAAGAAAAAGTTGCGGAAGAAGGTTAA
- a CDS encoding flavin prenyltransferase UbiX translates to MIIAEKIFTVGITGASGAIYGVRLVQELLKADYKVHLIISDAGWQVLNLEHGYDTSNREKLLNELFLKSEKLHYHTQRDFTAPIASGSYRNQGMVIIPCSMGTLSSIANGASNNLLERTADVMIKEDRKLIIVPRETPLNQIHLENMLKVAQVGGKIIPAMPGFYQRPSTIDDLINFVVGKVLDNIGVDHKLFIRWGDQL, encoded by the coding sequence ATGATAATAGCAGAAAAGATTTTCACCGTTGGCATTACAGGTGCTAGTGGAGCTATTTATGGTGTGAGACTTGTTCAAGAGCTACTAAAGGCAGATTATAAAGTACATTTAATTATTTCCGATGCAGGGTGGCAAGTACTGAATCTCGAGCATGGTTATGACACAAGTAATCGTGAAAAATTGCTGAACGAGCTTTTTCTTAAAAGTGAAAAACTTCACTATCATACGCAACGAGATTTTACAGCGCCAATTGCAAGTGGCTCGTATCGTAATCAAGGGATGGTGATTATTCCTTGCTCAATGGGAACGTTATCAAGCATTGCTAATGGCGCTTCTAATAATTTACTAGAGCGAACAGCTGATGTTATGATAAAAGAAGATAGAAAACTAATTATCGTCCCTCGAGAAACACCACTCAATCAAATCCATTTAGAAAATATGTTAAAGGTGGCTCAAGTGGGTGGGAAAATCATTCCTGCTATGCCAGGTTTTTATCAACGTCCGAGTACGATTGATGATTTAATAAATTTTGTTGTTGGAAAAGTACTTGATAATATAGGAGTAGATCATAAACTATTCATCCGATGGGGGGATCAGTTATGA
- a CDS encoding UbiA-like polyprenyltransferase, producing MIKKLKIILEMIKFEHTIFALPFAFLGAVLGSLLINGTWPTLSQWLWITLAMVGARSAAMALNRVIDAKIDKANPRTVDRAIPAGFISMIESIAFIIVSFALLFYAAFMLNMLAVYLLPVAVFFLVFYSYTKRFTWACHFFLGITIGIAPLGGWVGATGTLTIDAFLLFLAVALWIAGFDVIYATQDADYDKKVDLYSIPSYFGIAKALQIARGIHLLSFIAFVSLFFMTQLGFIYLIGVIIAGAIMIYEHSLVKPDDLSKVNVAFFTMNGILSIVMLVFTIGDQML from the coding sequence GTGATTAAAAAACTGAAAATTATTCTTGAAATGATAAAATTTGAACATACAATTTTTGCGCTACCGTTTGCATTTTTGGGTGCAGTGTTAGGAAGTTTATTAATTAATGGAACATGGCCAACACTGTCCCAATGGTTATGGATTACGTTAGCTATGGTCGGTGCAAGAAGTGCGGCTATGGCTCTAAATCGCGTTATTGATGCAAAAATAGATAAAGCGAATCCAAGAACTGTTGACAGGGCGATACCGGCTGGTTTTATTTCAATGATAGAATCAATTGCTTTTATTATTGTTTCATTTGCGCTCCTATTTTATGCAGCATTTATGCTTAATATGCTAGCAGTATATTTGTTACCGGTTGCTGTCTTTTTTCTAGTTTTTTATTCCTATACAAAGCGTTTTACATGGGCGTGTCATTTTTTCTTAGGAATTACAATCGGGATTGCGCCATTAGGTGGTTGGGTTGGAGCAACGGGAACACTAACTATTGATGCATTTTTACTTTTTCTTGCTGTCGCCCTTTGGATTGCTGGTTTTGACGTTATTTATGCAACCCAAGACGCTGACTATGATAAAAAAGTTGATTTGTATTCGATTCCCAGTTATTTTGGAATAGCAAAAGCGCTTCAAATTGCGCGCGGAATTCATCTACTAAGTTTTATCGCATTTGTAAGTCTCTTTTTTATGACACAGCTAGGGTTTATTTACTTAATAGGGGTCATAATCGCCGGCGCAATAATGATTTACGAACATTCTTTAGTAAAGCCTGATGATTTATCGAAAGTAAATGTAGCCTTTTTCACTATGAATGGTATTTTAAGTATCGTCATGCTTGTATTTACGATTGGAGATCAAATGTTATGA
- a CDS encoding menaquinone biosynthesis protein, whose translation MSLVVGEISYTNMLPLYYYLDRDYLNKLGCLFIPQIPSQLNEGMAKGVIDVGGISSFSYGEHVNDYQILPNLSVSSPSSVGSIFLFSKVPLTQLDGKKIALTSSSATSVNLLKIILQSFYELDVTYTVMEPNFNEMLKDHDACLLIGDDAILTLWNLNDKIHRYDLGQIWFEWTKLPMTFAVMAVRNEVLQREDERIGILYESLKISKKKCLENDYQEMISSIRQDFGGSKIFWQSYFHGLSHDLTEKHIEGLYHYFDKASEIGLLKKVNTISLWSALDHCHSI comes from the coding sequence ATGAGTTTAGTTGTCGGTGAAATTTCTTACACGAACATGTTGCCACTTTATTATTATTTAGATCGTGATTATTTAAATAAGTTAGGTTGTTTGTTTATACCGCAAATTCCTTCTCAATTAAATGAGGGAATGGCAAAAGGAGTTATTGATGTAGGAGGTATTTCTTCTTTTTCTTATGGCGAACATGTTAATGATTATCAGATTTTGCCTAATTTATCAGTTTCATCGCCGAGTAGTGTAGGCTCTATTTTTCTTTTTTCTAAAGTGCCACTTACTCAACTAGATGGCAAAAAAATAGCTTTAACGTCTAGCTCGGCAACTTCAGTAAACTTATTAAAAATAATTCTCCAATCATTTTATGAATTAGATGTTACTTATACAGTGATGGAACCCAATTTTAATGAAATGCTCAAGGATCATGACGCTTGTCTACTTATTGGTGACGATGCGATTTTAACGCTGTGGAACTTGAATGATAAAATTCATCGTTATGATTTAGGTCAAATTTGGTTTGAATGGACAAAGTTACCGATGACCTTCGCAGTAATGGCAGTTCGTAATGAAGTGTTACAAAGAGAAGACGAAAGAATTGGAATTTTATATGAGTCTTTAAAGATAAGTAAGAAAAAATGTCTTGAAAATGATTATCAAGAAATGATATCCTCAATCAGACAGGACTTTGGTGGTTCAAAGATATTTTGGCAATCTTATTTTCATGGTTTAAGTCATGATTTAACTGAAAAACATATTGAAGGACTCTATCATTATTTTGATAAGGCATCAGAAATTGGTTTATTAAAAAAAGTTAACACTATATCATTATGGAGTGCCTTAGATCACTGTCACTCTATTTAA
- a CDS encoding protein-glutamate O-methyltransferase CheR, giving the protein MDDYQGFIRNFKGKTGIDLYLYKEAQMKRRLTSLRDKRGHQDFTSYFQSLVKSQELFDEILERMTINVSEFYRNPNRWEILENIILPRLLQSNKKLKIWSAACSTGEEPYTLAMIMSKLVPTFNISILATDLDRTILERAKAGIYTDRSIKDVPKDMLGKHFVNDGMGYRVSNDIKKLITFKQGNLLSDRFEANSYDLIVCRNVMIYFTEEAKHELYNKFCQALRVGGVLFVGSTEQIFKPSEYGLETEDTFFYRKKII; this is encoded by the coding sequence ATGGATGATTACCAAGGATTTATTCGGAATTTTAAGGGTAAAACTGGTATTGATTTATATTTATATAAAGAAGCGCAAATGAAACGGAGATTAACTTCCTTAAGAGATAAACGAGGACATCAGGATTTTACTAGTTACTTTCAGTCATTAGTTAAAAGCCAAGAATTATTTGATGAAATATTAGAAAGAATGACCATTAATGTATCGGAATTTTACCGTAATCCAAATAGATGGGAAATTCTAGAAAATATAATTTTGCCTCGTCTTTTACAGTCGAATAAAAAGTTAAAAATATGGAGTGCAGCTTGCTCAACTGGCGAAGAACCATATACTTTGGCGATGATCATGTCCAAACTAGTACCGACCTTTAATATAAGCATTTTAGCCACTGATTTAGATCGAACCATTTTGGAACGGGCCAAAGCTGGGATTTATACAGATCGTTCTATTAAAGATGTTCCTAAAGATATGTTAGGGAAGCATTTTGTTAATGATGGTATGGGCTATCGAGTAAGTAATGATATTAAAAAGCTTATTACATTTAAACAAGGAAATTTATTATCTGATCGATTTGAAGCTAATAGCTATGATTTAATTGTTTGTCGAAATGTGATGATTTACTTTACCGAAGAAGCTAAGCACGAATTATATAATAAATTTTGTCAAGCGCTACGTGTAGGTGGTGTTCTATTTGTAGGCAGTACGGAACAAATTTTTAAACCAAGTGAATATGGGTTGGAGACAGAGGATACATTTTTTTACCGTAAAAAAATTATTTAA
- the ndk gene encoding nucleoside-diphosphate kinase: MERTYLMVKPDGVQRNLVGEIVSRFEKKGYQLVGAKLVTITKEMAENHYGEHKERPFFGELVDFITSGPVFAMVWEGENVISTARKMMGATNPTDATSGTIRGDFAVKLSMNVIHGSDSPESAEREIGIFFKAEELVNYEKTIGVWA; this comes from the coding sequence ATGGAAAGAACATATTTAATGGTTAAGCCAGATGGAGTACAAAGAAATTTAGTTGGTGAAATTGTTTCAAGATTCGAAAAAAAGGGTTATCAATTAGTAGGAGCTAAATTAGTTACGATTACAAAAGAAATGGCAGAAAATCATTATGGTGAACATAAAGAGCGTCCTTTTTTTGGTGAACTAGTTGACTTCATTACATCTGGACCTGTATTTGCAATGGTCTGGGAAGGTGAAAATGTAATTAGTACGGCCCGTAAAATGATGGGAGCAACTAACCCAACAGATGCCACCTCGGGAACAATTCGTGGGGACTTTGCAGTGAAATTAAGTATGAACGTTATTCATGGTTCTGACTCGCCTGAAAGTGCTGAGCGCGAAATTGGTATTTTCTTTAAAGCTGAGGAGCTAGTTAATTACGAAAAAACGATCGGTGTTTGGGCTTAA
- the aroC gene encoding chorismate synthase has protein sequence MRYLTAGESHGPQLTTIIEGVPAHLTLEKQDIDTDLARRQKGHGRGRRMQIEKDLVNITSGVRHGKTTGAPITLVVENDDWKHWTEIMGIEAIDDENIAGEIKRKISRPRPGHADLNGALKYNHRDMRNVLERSSARETTVRVAAGAVAKKILATFGIKVASHVLAIGGVEAENVAYESIEELQEKAEKSPVRCLDEVAEKKMMTAIDQAKKDGDSIGGVVEVVIEGAPIGLGSYVHYDKKLDAKIAAAVMSINAFKGVEVGIGFEAAKRPGSQVHDEIIWNAETGYQRKTNNLGGFEGGMTNGMPIVVRGVMKPIPTLYKPLQSVDIETKEIFEASIERSDSCAVPAAAVVAEACVAWEVAVALLDKFGSDYIDEIGDNIQRYQERVRKF, from the coding sequence ATGAGATACTTAACAGCAGGTGAGTCGCACGGACCACAATTAACGACAATTATAGAAGGGGTTCCTGCCCACCTAACTTTGGAAAAACAAGATATTGATACAGATTTGGCGAGACGTCAAAAAGGTCACGGGCGTGGTCGAAGAATGCAAATAGAAAAAGATCTCGTCAATATTACTAGTGGTGTTAGACATGGAAAAACAACAGGTGCCCCAATAACACTTGTCGTTGAAAATGACGACTGGAAGCATTGGACTGAAATTATGGGGATTGAAGCTATTGATGATGAGAATATAGCAGGGGAAATAAAACGAAAAATTAGCAGACCTCGTCCTGGACACGCGGATTTAAACGGAGCGCTTAAATACAACCATCGTGATATGAGAAATGTCCTGGAAAGATCTTCAGCGCGGGAAACGACGGTTCGAGTTGCCGCGGGTGCCGTTGCAAAAAAAATATTAGCTACTTTTGGTATTAAGGTAGCTAGCCATGTGTTGGCTATTGGTGGAGTAGAAGCTGAGAATGTTGCTTACGAATCAATCGAAGAGCTTCAAGAAAAAGCAGAAAAATCTCCAGTCCGCTGTCTTGATGAAGTTGCTGAAAAGAAAATGATGACTGCGATTGATCAAGCGAAAAAAGATGGCGATTCAATCGGTGGTGTTGTAGAAGTGGTTATTGAAGGTGCACCAATTGGTTTAGGAAGCTATGTTCATTATGATAAAAAGCTAGATGCCAAAATTGCGGCAGCTGTTATGAGTATTAATGCATTTAAAGGTGTTGAAGTAGGAATTGGTTTTGAAGCAGCAAAGCGGCCAGGAAGCCAAGTCCATGATGAAATTATTTGGAACGCTGAGACTGGGTACCAACGGAAAACGAATAATTTGGGTGGTTTTGAAGGTGGCATGACAAATGGAATGCCAATTGTTGTCCGTGGTGTAATGAAGCCGATACCAACTCTTTATAAGCCATTACAAAGTGTTGATATTGAGACGAAGGAAATTTTTGAAGCAAGTATTGAACGCTCAGATAGTTGTGCGGTCCCAGCAGCAGCTGTTGTAGCTGAGGCTTGCGTGGCTTGGGAAGTGGCTGTTGCATTATTAGATAAGTTCGGTAGTGACTATATTGATGAAATTGGCGATAATATTCAGCGTTATCAAGAACGAGTGAGAAAATTTTAA
- the folE gene encoding GTP cyclohydrolase I FolE, protein MNNFDHKKIEQAVTMILEAIGEDPSREGLIDTPKRVAKMYQEVFQGLNQDPKEHFATVFSEDHEELVLVKDIPFYSMCEHHLVPFFGKAHVGYIPKGGKVTGLSKLARAVEAVARRPQLQERITSTIADAMVETLQPLGVIVVIEAEHMCMTMRGVKKPGSSTITSAVRGAFSNNPAARAEVLSLIKQ, encoded by the coding sequence GTGAATAATTTTGATCATAAAAAAATTGAACAAGCAGTTACGATGATTTTAGAAGCGATTGGAGAAGATCCGAGTCGTGAAGGATTAATAGATACACCGAAACGAGTAGCAAAAATGTACCAAGAAGTCTTTCAAGGATTAAATCAAGATCCTAAAGAACATTTTGCAACTGTATTTAGTGAAGATCATGAGGAATTAGTATTAGTGAAGGACATTCCTTTTTATTCAATGTGTGAACATCATTTAGTTCCGTTCTTTGGAAAAGCCCATGTTGGCTATATTCCAAAAGGTGGTAAGGTCACAGGATTGAGTAAATTAGCAAGAGCAGTTGAAGCAGTAGCGAGACGTCCCCAGCTTCAAGAACGAATAACTTCAACAATTGCTGACGCGATGGTAGAGACGCTACAACCATTAGGAGTCATTGTCGTCATTGAAGCAGAGCATATGTGTATGACTATGCGTGGAGTTAAAAAACCAGGCTCTTCAACAATTACTTCAGCAGTGAGAGGGGCTTTTTCTAATAATCCAGCTGCTAGAGCAGAAGTTTTATCTCTTATAAAACAGTAA
- a CDS encoding HU family DNA-binding protein, with translation MNKTELINAVAEKSSLSKKDSTGAVDAVFEAITDSLQSGNKVQLIGFGNFEVRERAARKGRNPQTGEEIDIAASKVPAFKPGKALKDAVK, from the coding sequence ATGAACAAGACAGAACTAATTAATGCAGTTGCAGAGAAGTCAAGTCTTTCTAAGAAGGATTCTACAGGTGCAGTTGATGCTGTATTTGAAGCAATTACTGACTCTCTTCAAAGTGGAAATAAAGTACAATTAATCGGATTTGGTAATTTTGAGGTGCGTGAGCGTGCAGCACGTAAAGGACGTAACCCGCAAACTGGCGAAGAAATTGATATCGCTGCAAGCAAAGTACCAGCGTTTAAACCAGGAAAAGCCCTTAAGGATGCAGTTAAATAA
- the hepT gene encoding heptaprenyl diphosphate synthase component II, whose amino-acid sequence MKLTDIYWNLRTDIAKIEKELVATVDSRQPIMKKASAHLLKAGGKRIRPVFVLLAAKFGNYDIEKIKQVAVPLELIHMGSLVHDDVIDDADLRRGKKTIKSKWDNRVAMYTGDFIFARAIQIATNCEKPEVHQILSDAMVEMCIGEVEQIRDQYNWDQNFRTYLRRIKRKTALLIAVSCRLGALAADAPRDVQLSLYRFGYNVGMAFQITDDILDFVASEKELGKPAGSDLEQGNVTLPALYSMKHDQELRSYIINSIDGDKPDKKVMEQIITSIKQSGGVEYSFAISDRYLDKAYQALEKLPDIPAKESFFQIAQYIGKRKY is encoded by the coding sequence ATGAAGTTAACTGATATTTACTGGAACTTACGCACTGACATCGCAAAAATAGAAAAAGAACTAGTGGCAACGGTTGATTCAAGGCAACCAATTATGAAAAAAGCCTCTGCACATTTATTAAAAGCAGGTGGAAAACGAATTCGACCTGTATTTGTTTTGCTTGCTGCAAAGTTTGGTAATTATGATATTGAGAAAATCAAACAAGTGGCTGTTCCCTTAGAGCTCATTCATATGGGGTCCCTCGTTCATGATGATGTTATTGATGACGCTGACCTGCGCCGAGGAAAGAAAACAATTAAATCAAAATGGGATAATCGTGTAGCGATGTATACGGGCGATTTTATTTTTGCCCGTGCTATTCAAATAGCAACGAATTGTGAAAAACCTGAAGTTCACCAAATACTTTCAGATGCCATGGTTGAAATGTGTATTGGTGAAGTAGAGCAAATCCGTGATCAATATAACTGGGATCAAAATTTCCGGACCTACTTACGCAGAATCAAGCGAAAAACAGCCCTTTTAATTGCCGTTAGCTGTCGCTTAGGAGCTTTAGCGGCAGATGCCCCCCGCGATGTTCAATTAAGTTTGTATCGTTTTGGCTACAATGTAGGTATGGCGTTTCAAATTACTGATGATATTTTAGATTTCGTCGCATCGGAAAAAGAACTAGGTAAGCCTGCGGGTAGTGATCTTGAACAAGGAAATGTAACTTTACCAGCGCTTTATAGTATGAAACATGATCAAGAATTACGCTCATATATTATTAATTCAATTGATGGCGACAAGCCTGACAAAAAAGTAATGGAACAAATCATTACGTCAATTAAACAGTCTGGTGGCGTTGAGTATTCGTTTGCGATTAGTGATCGCTATTTAGACAAAGCTTATCAAGCGCTAGAAAAATTGCCAGATATTCCTGCAAAAGAATCATTTTTTCAAATTGCTCAATATATCGGCAAGAGAAAATATTAG
- a CDS encoding demethylmenaquinone methyltransferase, giving the protein MVQSKEERVHQVFESIYKKYDKMNSIISFQRHIAWRKDTMKRMNVQKGDQALDVCCGTADWTIALGEAVGTEGKVYGLDFSKNMLSIGEEKVKSIPQIELIHGNAMELPFEENQFDFVTIGFGLRNVPDYLQVLKEMHRVLKPGGKVVCLETSQPTTLGFKQLYNFYFKNVMPLFGKIFAKSYHEYSWLQESTMSFPNKEKLAEMFSSAGFKDIQIKPYSGGVAAMHLGVK; this is encoded by the coding sequence ATGGTTCAATCAAAAGAAGAGCGAGTTCACCAAGTGTTTGAAAGCATCTATAAAAAGTATGACAAAATGAATTCAATCATTAGTTTCCAACGTCATATTGCTTGGCGAAAAGATACAATGAAGCGAATGAATGTTCAAAAAGGAGATCAGGCCTTAGACGTTTGTTGTGGAACAGCTGATTGGACGATTGCATTAGGCGAAGCGGTTGGTACAGAAGGAAAAGTTTACGGATTAGACTTCAGTAAAAATATGCTCTCTATCGGTGAAGAAAAAGTCAAGTCTATTCCACAAATTGAATTGATTCATGGAAATGCGATGGAGTTACCTTTTGAAGAAAATCAGTTTGATTTTGTAACAATAGGTTTTGGTTTAAGGAATGTTCCGGACTATTTGCAGGTTTTAAAAGAAATGCATCGAGTTTTAAAGCCCGGGGGTAAAGTGGTTTGCTTAGAGACTTCGCAGCCAACAACTTTAGGTTTCAAGCAATTATATAATTTTTATTTTAAAAATGTTATGCCTTTATTTGGCAAGATTTTCGCAAAAAGTTATCATGAATATTCTTGGCTTCAAGAATCAACGATGTCATTTCCTAATAAAGAAAAATTAGCGGAAATGTTTAGTAGTGCAGGTTTTAAAGATATTCAGATAAAACCTTATTCAGGTGGAGTAGCTGCCATGCATCTTGGAGTGAAATAA
- the spoIVA gene encoding stage IV sporulation protein A, protein MEKVDIFKDIAERTGGDIYLGVVGSVRTGKSTFIKKFMELIVIPNIANEAERARAQDELPQSAAGKQIMTTEPKFVPNQAIKIHVDEGLDVNVRLVDCVGYTVPGAKGYEDENGPRMINTPWYEEPIPFQEAAEIGTRKVIQEHSTLGVVITTDGSIGEIPRESFVESEERVINELKEVGKPFIVIINTVRPHQPQTESLRQELMEKHDVPVIALSVESMNEQDINNILREVLFEFPVHEVNVNLPSWVMVLTEEHWLRKSYQEAVQDTVKDIKRLRDVDRVVGQFGEYEFINNASLAGIEMGQGVAEIDLYAPDDLYDQILKEVVGVEIRGKDHLLQLMQEFAHAKAEYDHVAEALKMVKQTGYGIAAPTISDMSLDEPEIIRQGSRFGVRLRAVAPSIHMIKVDVESEFAPIIGTEKQSEELVRYLMQDFEENPLSIWNSDIFGRSLNSIVREGIQAKLSLMPENARYKLKETLERIINEGSGGLIAIIL, encoded by the coding sequence GTGGAAAAAGTTGATATCTTTAAAGATATCGCTGAAAGAACAGGTGGCGATATATATTTAGGAGTGGTGGGCTCCGTCAGAACAGGAAAGTCGACTTTTATTAAAAAGTTTATGGAACTTATTGTCATTCCAAACATTGCGAATGAGGCCGAGAGAGCTCGTGCTCAAGATGAATTACCACAAAGTGCAGCTGGGAAGCAAATTATGACGACCGAGCCGAAATTTGTGCCAAATCAAGCAATAAAAATTCATGTTGATGAAGGTCTTGATGTGAATGTACGGCTTGTTGATTGTGTTGGCTACACAGTACCAGGGGCTAAAGGATATGAGGATGAAAATGGACCTAGAATGATTAATACACCATGGTATGAGGAGCCGATACCATTTCAAGAGGCTGCTGAAATAGGCACAAGAAAAGTGATTCAAGAGCATTCAACATTAGGAGTTGTAATCACTACTGACGGCTCAATTGGTGAAATACCAAGGGAAAGTTTTGTTGAGTCAGAAGAACGAGTTATTAATGAGTTAAAAGAAGTAGGGAAGCCATTTATTGTAATTATCAATACAGTCCGACCTCATCAGCCCCAAACAGAATCATTACGGCAAGAGCTAATGGAGAAGCATGATGTACCGGTTATTGCACTTAGTGTTGAAAGCATGAATGAGCAAGATATAAACAATATCTTACGAGAAGTTCTTTTTGAATTCCCGGTCCATGAAGTAAATGTTAATTTACCTAGCTGGGTAATGGTTCTAACGGAAGAACATTGGTTACGGAAAAGTTATCAAGAAGCAGTTCAGGATACTGTAAAAGATATCAAAAGGCTTCGTGATGTAGATCGAGTCGTCGGTCAATTTGGTGAGTATGAATTTATCAATAATGCTAGTCTAGCAGGCATTGAAATGGGGCAGGGAGTAGCTGAAATTGACTTGTATGCTCCAGATGACTTATATGATCAAATTTTAAAAGAAGTCGTTGGCGTTGAGATCAGAGGAAAAGATCACTTACTACAGCTAATGCAAGAGTTTGCGCATGCAAAGGCAGAGTATGATCATGTTGCTGAGGCTCTAAAGATGGTAAAACAAACAGGGTATGGTATTGCTGCACCAACAATTAGTGATATGAGCTTAGATGAGCCTGAGATTATTCGCCAAGGGTCAAGATTTGGAGTGCGGCTAAGGGCAGTTGCGCCTTCAATACACATGATTAAAGTAGATGTTGAGTCTGAGTTTGCGCCAATCATTGGTACGGAAAAGCAAAGTGAAGAGCTTGTCCGCTACTTAATGCAAGACTTTGAGGAAAATCCATTATCAATTTGGAACTCCGATATCTTCGGTCGGTCATTAAACTCTATTGTTCGTGAAGGTATTCAGGCTAAGTTATCGCTAATGCCAGAAAACGCAAGATACAAACTAAAAGAAACGCTGGAAAGAATTATCAACGAAGGTTCTGGCGGATTAATTGCTATTATTCTGTAA